GATGATGCAGCAAGCAGTAGCGATGATTCGGGGAGCCAGCGATCGCATCATCATCGAAGCCTCTGGCAACATCACCCTTGACAACATCCGCAATGTTGCTGAAACCGGGGTAGACTACATTTCCACTAGTGCCCCTATTACCCGCTCCACTTGGTTAGACATGAGCATGAGATTGCAATCTATTTAGTCAAGCTGC
This is a stretch of genomic DNA from Cyanobacteriota bacterium. It encodes these proteins:
- a CDS encoding nicotinate-nucleotide diphosphorylase (carboxylating) (catalyzes the formation of pyridine-2,3-dicarboxylate and 5-phospho-alpha-D-ribose 1-diphosphate from nictinate D-ribonucleotide) translates to MMQQAVAMIRGASDRIIIEASGNITLDNIRNVAETGVDYISTSAPITRSTWLDMSMRLQSI